The proteins below come from a single Argentina anserina chromosome 1, drPotAnse1.1, whole genome shotgun sequence genomic window:
- the LOC126790782 gene encoding probable serine/threonine-protein kinase PBL7, producing the protein MGFSQDTLRGSREPPNANAPYTCSSIVVSDHYCHHNEATVRTMVKKMLREFGLSCFLPPPPPETRTTQNEHDDDDDGNGNKKMNLEHNKAWLLAESGGCGGAVLTGADPHSVHSSFRFSFCSQVELESLNMTSSSAATVLMVNLDNGLCESKAKELKWRRFESLERNISPMASTLVRFSYADIRAATRNFSQGRVLGRGALSCVFRGRVGILRTVVAVKRLDKEDKESSKAFFRELMISSSLGNPNVTPLLGFCIDPEEGLFLVYKYISGGSLERHLHEKKRGVQGSSMLSWSVRHKVAIGIAEAIAYLHNGTERCIVHRDIKPSNILLSSKKTPKLCDFGLATWTSAPSVPFLCKTVKGTFGYLAPEYFQHGKISDKTDVYAFGVVLLELITGRKPIEARRPQGEENLVLWAKPLLHKGKGAIEELLDPHLQCTSTNSNQIGRMIEAAAACITNEESRRPHIGEIITILKGEEEPIYSKRKKSGFLGNGLVIDCYSQLQQTNSEMKSHLALAMLGVSELEDDDHLYGR; encoded by the exons ATGGGCTTTTCTCAAGACACTTTGAGAGGCTCCAGAGAGCCCCCCAATGCTAATGCACCATACACTTGCTCCTCCATAGTAGTCTCAGATCACTACTGCCACCACAATGAGGCCACAGTCAGGACCATGGTGAAGAAGATGCTTAGAGAGTTTGGCCTGTCCtgctttcttcctcctccacccccAGAAACTAGAACCACCCAGAATGAACATGATGATGACGACGACGGCAATGGCAACAAGAAGATGAATTTGGAGCACAACAAGGCGTGGCTGCTTGCAGAGTCTGGTGGGTGTGGAGGAGCTGTCTTGACTGGTGCTGATCCACACTCGGTTCACTCCTCTTTCAGGTTCAGCTTCTGCTCTCAAGTTGAGCTTGAGTCGTTGAACATGACCTCTTCCTCTGCTGCCACTGTTCTCATGGTCAATTTGGACAATGGCTTGTGCGAGTCTAAAGCtaaggaattgaaatggaggAGATTCGAGTCTTTAGAGAGAAACATTTCCCCAATGGCCAGCACTCTGGTTAGATTCAGCTATGCCGATATTCGTGCGGCCACTCGCAATTTCTCACAAG GCAGAGTTTTGGGGAGAGGAGCTTTGAGCTGTGTGTTTAGGGGTAGAGTTGGGATTTTGAGGACAGTTGTGGCAGTTAAGCGATTAGACAAGGAAGATAAGGAGTCTTCTAAGGCGTTTTTTAGGGAGTTAATGATTTCTAGCTCTCTTGGAAACCCAAATGTAACACCTCTTTTGGGGTTCTGCATAGATCCAGAGGAAGgcttgtttttggtttacaagTATATCTCTGGGGGAAGCCTAGAGCGTCACTTGCATG AGAAGAAGAGGGGAGTGCAGGGCTCTTCAATGCTTTCTTGGTCTGTAAGGCACAAGGTTGCAATAGGAATAGCAGAGGCAATTGCATATCTGCATAATGGAACTGAAAGGTGCATTGTTCACAGAGACATCAAACCCTCGAACATTCTCCTCTCTTCGAAGAAAACACCCAAG TTATGCGATTTTGGATTAGCCACATGGACTTCGGCACCTTCGGTTCCTTTCCTTTGTAAAACGGTGAAAGGAACATTTGG TTACTTGGCTCCCGAGTATTTCCAGCATGGAAAGATATCAGATAAGACTGATGTTTATGCTTTTGGTGTTGTCTTGCTGGAGTTGATAACGGGAAGGAAGCCAATTGAAGCAAGAAGGCCTCAAGGAGAAGAAAATCTGGTTCTCTGG GCAAAACCTCTCTTGCATAAAGGTAAAGGAGCTATCGAGGAGTTGCTTGATCCTCACCTACAATGCACTTCGACAAACTCAAATCAAATAGGGCGGATGATTGAAGCTGCAGCTGCCTGTATCACTAACGAAGAATCTAGGAGGCCACACATTGGTGAGATAATTACAATACTTAAAGGGGAAGAAGAGCCTATTTACTCCAAGAGAAAGAAGTCTGGTTTTCTGGGAAATGGCTTGGTCATTGACTGTTATTCACAATTACAGCAAACAAATAGTGAGATGAAGAGTCACCTAGCTTTGGCCATGCTTGGAGTTTCTGAGcttgaggatgatgatcacCTTTATGGGCGTTAG
- the LOC126791853 gene encoding probable fructokinase-6, chloroplastic, translating into MAYLYSTPALPTLFSPPRLSFTHRTIRASSASFSSPPLPSISRLNAQGRAFPGDAVLDTKDSSLVVCFGEMLIDFVPTTNGVSLAEAPAFKKAAGGAPANVAVGIARLGGSSAFIGKVGEDEFGYMLADILKENNVNNEGMRFDPGARTALAFVTLRSDGEREFMFYRNPSADMLLQESELDFDLIRKAKILHYGSISLITEPCKSAHIAAAKAAKEAGVVLSYDPNLRLPLWPSAKSAREGILSIWETADIIKISEEEISFLTEGEDPFDETIVRKLYHPNLNLLLVTEGPDGCRYYTKEFSGRVKGMKVDAVDTTGAGDAFVAGILSQLAVDLSLIQKEDKLRDALLFANACGALTVTGRGAIPALPTREAVMDVMLESIS; encoded by the exons ATGGCTTATCTTTACTCAACTCCCGCTCTTCCTActctcttctctcctcctCGTCTGTCTTTCACTCACCGCACTATCAGAGCCTCCTCCGCCTCcttttcttctcctcctctcccTTCTATTTCCCGATTGAATGCCCAAG gAAGAGCGTTTCCAGGAGATGCGGTCCTAGACACGAAAGATTCCTCCCTTGTGGTTTGTTTTGGGGAGATGCTAATCGATTTTGTCCCAACCACAAATGGCGTTTCATTGGCTGAAGCACCTGCATTTAAAAAAGCCGCTGGAGGAGCCCCTGCTAATGTTGCAGTTGGCATAGCTCGTTTGGGTGGCTCATCAGCCTTCATTGGGAAG GTGGGAGAAGATGAATTTGGATACATGCTTGCTGATATATTAAAGGAGAATAATGTCAACAATGAAGGGATGCGTTTCGATCCTGGTGCACGAACTGCTTTAGCATTTGTTACATTGAGGAGTGATGGGGAACGTGAGTTCATGTTTTATCGTAATCCGAGTGCTGATATGTTGCTTCAAGAATCTGAACTTGATTTCGATTTAATAAGGAAG GCAAAAATTTTGCATTATGGATCTATTAGTCTTATTACGGAACCATGCAAGTCTGCGCATATTGCAGCAGCCAAAGCTGCAAAGGAAGCTGGTGTTGTTTTATCATATGATCCCAATCTCAGGCTTCCACTGTGGCCTTCTGCAAAGAGTGCCAGAGAAGGGATTTTGAGTATATGGGAGACTGCTGACATTATTAAG ATAAGTGAAGAAGAAATTTCTTTTCTAACAGAAGGAGAAGATCCATTTGATGAAACTATCGTTCGCAAATTGTACCATCCAAATCTTAACTTATTACTTGTCACTGAAGGGCCCGATGGTTGCAGATACTACACAAAG GAGTTCAGTGGTAGAGTCAAGGGTATGAAGGTAGATGCAGTAGACACAACAGGTGCTGGGGATGCATTTGTAGCTGGAATACTATCTCAACTAGCAGTTGATCTCTCTTTGATTCAG AAGGAAGATAAACTGAGAGATGCACTTCTGTTTGCTAATGCTTGTGGAGCTTTGACTGTGACGGGGAGAGGAGCTATTCCAGCTTTGCCAACTAGAGAAGCTGTGATGGATGTCATGCTCGAGTCTATATCATAG
- the LOC126796527 gene encoding polcalcin Nic t 1, whose product MAEEDPKEKADRERIFKHFDTNGDGKISADELGDALKALGCVSTEEVKYMMEEIDTDRDGFISYEEYISFALANRGLMKDIAKVF is encoded by the coding sequence ATGGCTGAGGAGGACCCGAAAGAAAAGGCTGACCGTGAGCGCATTTTCAAGCACTTCGACACCAATGGCGATGGCAAAATTTCGGCAGATGAGCTAGGGGATGCATTGAAAGCACTCGGCTGCGTTTCAACGGAAGAAGTGAAATACATGATGGAAGAAATTGACACCGACCGCGACGGCTTCATTTCGTATGAGGAGTATATATCTTTTGCTCTTGCTAACCGTGGTCTGATGAAGGATATTGCCAAGGTCTTTTGA